A stretch of Pseudorhodobacter turbinis DNA encodes these proteins:
- a CDS encoding chlorhexidine efflux transporter: MRTSYDRIRHALCFEIIGLLLIVPLGAMGFGMNAQDIGAIWTWTCPDLVPVSFERYSQ; this comes from the coding sequence ATGCGAACATCTTATGATCGCATTCGTCATGCACTTTGCTTTGAGATTATCGGGCTTCTGTTGATCGTACCACTCGGGGCGATGGGTTTTGGCATGAATGCTCAGGATATCGGGGCTATTTGGACTTGGACCTGTCCGGATTTAGTTCCTGTCTCTTTCGAGCGATATTCGCAATGA
- a CDS encoding plasmid recombination protein, protein MSVHARFDNPQPVNAPKPPIVLRFQGLHPDNLGRFDMHDHRNGGDLSHVDLNASELNEVLHCEPKWQATIKAEVAAARRDNFRERMEALRKKGRKAEREALQAEGESDPWRRCSGGPLREGILTVNKEWFGGTGQAEWDAEKVAAFKKAAMDFLRNHFPDGQLRYANAHHDEEAFHIHFVAVVWTEKVTANRGRQMLLQASMNPLLKNYEHAQDLAGEAFAPLGIARGERRAEARRVTKEAGEDVPKKRRHIPPSEWRADQQAAGHEKSSEILEAAQHKAKEMIAYGRIMGKATIRKSRKRAIKEARRRKEAATREVAAAERHRKEEERAADAARKARADAEAALVTIEEKSANSAEAAQVATATLQEVRAETGVEAEKLQGVKTEIINAEKGLTDVQAEVEKASLRRDQVTAEVVTQGENLDRLKSLAKKKTTDLAATSGQVQSLKSERQAETQALDGVKKKREVAKSELADIEAKVVTAEAKLSKAESLMKVLVEGIDMLGSAVLRWITAPNPSEEKLGWGPNAPKAKDEHKRIETRMRPVMPKLVPLAQSIRRTIDETLSFERAEIAADAAYVLEQRETLEAEQRAELTRILNAHAQTDPTSDGPGV, encoded by the coding sequence ATGTCCGTTCATGCCAGATTTGACAATCCCCAACCCGTCAATGCCCCAAAGCCGCCGATTGTGCTGCGGTTCCAAGGGCTGCATCCGGACAACCTCGGCCGCTTTGATATGCATGATCATCGTAACGGTGGCGATCTCTCCCATGTTGATCTGAATGCGTCAGAGCTGAATGAAGTTCTGCATTGCGAACCCAAATGGCAAGCGACGATCAAGGCAGAAGTCGCTGCAGCCAGGCGCGACAACTTTCGGGAACGGATGGAGGCCTTGCGCAAGAAGGGCCGCAAAGCCGAACGGGAGGCACTGCAAGCTGAAGGGGAAAGCGACCCTTGGCGGCGCTGTTCCGGTGGTCCCTTGCGTGAGGGCATCCTGACGGTCAACAAGGAATGGTTTGGCGGGACGGGGCAAGCCGAATGGGATGCGGAGAAGGTCGCTGCGTTCAAGAAAGCGGCGATGGACTTTCTGCGGAATCACTTCCCTGACGGTCAGCTGCGCTATGCCAATGCGCATCATGACGAGGAGGCCTTTCATATCCATTTCGTTGCAGTGGTCTGGACAGAGAAAGTGACGGCAAATCGCGGGCGGCAGATGCTGTTGCAGGCCTCAATGAATCCGCTCTTGAAGAACTATGAGCATGCGCAGGATTTGGCTGGGGAAGCGTTTGCGCCCCTTGGCATTGCCCGAGGAGAACGGCGGGCCGAGGCGCGGCGGGTTACGAAAGAGGCTGGCGAGGACGTGCCCAAAAAGCGTCGCCATATCCCGCCATCGGAATGGCGTGCCGATCAGCAGGCAGCGGGCCATGAGAAATCCAGCGAGATTTTGGAGGCTGCTCAGCACAAAGCCAAAGAGATGATCGCTTACGGGCGGATCATGGGCAAGGCCACGATCCGGAAATCGCGCAAACGCGCGATCAAGGAGGCGCGCCGCAGGAAAGAGGCGGCGACGCGCGAGGTGGCGGCGGCAGAGCGCCACCGCAAAGAAGAGGAACGGGCAGCGGATGCCGCCCGCAAAGCGAGGGCTGATGCCGAGGCTGCGCTCGTCACCATAGAAGAAAAGTCGGCAAATAGTGCTGAGGCAGCGCAGGTGGCAACGGCAACACTTCAGGAGGTGAGGGCAGAGACGGGTGTTGAGGCCGAGAAATTGCAGGGGGTGAAAACGGAAATAATAAATGCAGAAAAGGGGCTGACGGATGTGCAGGCAGAGGTTGAGAAGGCTTCGTTAAGACGGGATCAGGTTACAGCTGAGGTCGTGACACAAGGCGAGAATCTTGATCGGCTGAAGTCGTTGGCGAAAAAGAAAACGACGGATTTGGCCGCGACTTCGGGGCAGGTTCAATCGCTGAAATCAGAAAGGCAGGCTGAAACGCAGGCTTTGGACGGGGTGAAAAAGAAGCGGGAGGTAGCAAAATCTGAGCTGGCGGATATTGAAGCCAAGGTGGTGACTGCAGAGGCAAAACTCTCAAAGGCGGAGTCTTTGATGAAGGTGTTGGTTGAAGGCATCGATATGCTTGGCAGTGCCGTGCTGCGCTGGATTACAGCGCCCAACCCGAGCGAGGAAAAGCTGGGCTGGGGGCCTAATGCGCCGAAAGCCAAAGACGAGCACAAGCGGATCGAGACACGCATGCGGCCGGTAATGCCGAAGCTGGTCCCGCTCGCGCAATCCATCCGCCGCACGATTGACGAAACCCTGAGCTTTGAGCGCGCAGAGATTGCCGCAGATGCCGCCTATGTTCTCGAACAGCGCGAGACTTTGGAGGCGGAGCAGCGGGCCGAGTTGACCCGCATTCTGAACGCACATGCGCAAACCGACCCGACGTCTGACGGGCCAGGGGTCTGA
- a CDS encoding site-specific integrase, with translation MLNQPHLSKRGNTYQWRRRLRRQSTGIVDIKLSLGTTDLRCAHILSRRISAESDIVMEHLSHQQITPDMARRWLASVITKEREKIEKLKLLHRFDSRDPADDQRHDQATADAWAKVNADGLHGATSDHPLVSLHLDIIRDDLTSEARQNLIQRDFKALTGHPQLSAFDRAKLISLLIAGKSAAWNRHEEALADIDTAADDLWDGASHVLAPEPESPAVPPLLCPEVDAGTLDPDMQAVVSRMNEMKRSEGIEEKTLRQYESFVGLFTTLTGISDVRLIRQADATGFRAALYKLPKSWGKSPADRNATREEIMARAAKLPPEKVGLSIGTINRHLEHLGQIVEWASDEGIAVNPKLKPGKLRRKDTVRDCDKKQAFTEAELHLLFKSPVWTGSKSEYHQTDPGTEVYRNGIYWSPVIGAFTGARREEIAGLAPADIVERDGIPCLSIEDSELRRIKNISSKRLVPIHSRLIALGFLEFVDEARAKEQAELFPDLREPATGKHGRKLGRRMRQIVDKTFGIEGAGLSFHSLRHYVQGTLEHVPEVTDKVLRDIVGHEGKDTHERTYSKPAPPAVLQAAIERLPAVI, from the coding sequence ATGTTGAACCAACCTCATCTCTCAAAACGCGGAAATACCTATCAGTGGCGGCGTCGTTTGCGCCGACAATCCACAGGAATCGTCGATATCAAGCTCTCGCTGGGGACGACAGACCTGCGCTGCGCACATATCTTATCCCGCAGGATCAGTGCGGAAAGCGATATCGTCATGGAACACCTCAGCCACCAACAGATCACGCCGGATATGGCGCGGCGCTGGCTTGCCAGTGTCATCACCAAAGAGCGGGAGAAGATCGAGAAGCTCAAACTGCTGCATCGTTTTGATTCCCGCGATCCCGCCGATGACCAGCGCCACGATCAGGCAACGGCGGATGCTTGGGCAAAGGTGAATGCGGATGGTTTGCATGGTGCGACGTCTGATCATCCCTTGGTCTCTTTGCATTTGGACATCATCCGCGATGACCTCACCAGCGAAGCCCGCCAGAACCTCATTCAACGCGATTTCAAGGCGTTAACGGGTCATCCTCAGCTTTCGGCCTTTGACCGTGCGAAGTTGATCTCCTTGCTGATCGCTGGAAAATCCGCGGCCTGGAACCGGCACGAAGAGGCCTTGGCTGATATCGACACGGCGGCGGATGATCTTTGGGACGGCGCCTCTCATGTGCTTGCACCAGAGCCGGAGTCGCCAGCCGTTCCCCCGTTGCTGTGTCCTGAGGTGGACGCGGGCACCCTCGATCCCGACATGCAGGCCGTTGTGTCGCGCATGAACGAGATGAAGCGCAGCGAAGGCATCGAAGAAAAGACCCTGCGCCAATACGAGAGCTTTGTTGGCCTCTTTACCACGCTGACCGGCATCAGTGACGTGCGCCTAATCCGGCAGGCCGATGCCACGGGGTTTCGCGCGGCGCTTTACAAGCTGCCGAAAAGCTGGGGCAAAAGTCCCGCTGACCGCAATGCCACCCGTGAAGAGATCATGGCCCGCGCCGCCAAACTTCCGCCGGAAAAGGTCGGGCTCTCCATCGGCACGATCAATCGCCATCTTGAGCATCTGGGCCAGATTGTCGAGTGGGCCTCGGATGAGGGCATTGCCGTCAATCCCAAGCTCAAACCCGGTAAATTGCGGCGCAAGGACACCGTTCGCGACTGTGACAAGAAACAGGCCTTCACCGAGGCAGAGCTGCACCTTCTGTTCAAATCCCCGGTTTGGACCGGATCGAAGTCCGAGTATCACCAGACCGATCCGGGCACAGAGGTTTACCGCAACGGCATCTATTGGTCGCCTGTGATCGGCGCGTTTACAGGGGCGCGGCGCGAAGAGATCGCAGGGCTGGCCCCTGCTGACATTGTCGAACGTGATGGCATCCCTTGCCTCAGCATCGAGGATTCCGAGCTGCGGCGGATCAAGAATATCTCGTCGAAACGGCTCGTGCCGATCCACAGCCGTTTGATCGCGCTGGGTTTTCTGGAGTTCGTGGACGAAGCCCGCGCAAAGGAACAAGCCGAGCTGTTCCCCGATCTGCGCGAGCCTGCAACGGGGAAACATGGCCGCAAGCTGGGCCGCCGGATGCGCCAGATCGTCGACAAGACCTTTGGGATCGAAGGCGCTGGCCTGTCATTCCACAGCCTGCGGCACTATGTTCAGGGCACGTTGGAGCACGTTCCGGAAGTGACCGACAAGGTGCTGCGCGACATCGTCGGCCATGAAGGTAAAGACACCCATGAGCGCACCTATAGCAAGCCTGCGCCGCCCGCTGTGTTGCAGGCGGCCATTGAGAGGTTGCCAGCCGTGATCTGA